The Sulfurimonas hydrogeniphila genome includes a window with the following:
- a CDS encoding GGDEF domain-containing protein — protein MNTDLQKQYVHNEYIQTYFRLFFIAVSVIAITYYTFVEHALSVEVYKYIMLFPVLMLSLIAVYMFIVYKYPYFLQNQRIVFMSFVETTATGYVMYLTGPLSAYFPALLLWFCIGYGVRYGEKIGFVTYGIVLITWLVLLNTSPFWIQNRALGFGWFIAYLVIPLYFFKLLQKLHSDVETFNYKATHDPLTGLPNRFLFDEVLYQYLKGKNFALIFVDLDGFKEINDSFGHLTGDKVLVEASKRIEQITDFTSRLGGDEFVCIVTYETKNELKDRLDKLVANLQKNCPNEHINLSASIGVSLYPNDSLSAHELKKKADAAMYKAKESGKNRYFLYSELAS, from the coding sequence TTGAATACAGATCTGCAAAAACAGTATGTTCACAATGAATATATACAGACCTATTTTCGTCTTTTTTTTATTGCTGTATCGGTTATTGCCATTACGTATTATACTTTTGTTGAGCATGCGCTTAGTGTTGAAGTCTATAAGTATATTATGCTGTTTCCTGTTTTGATGCTGAGTTTAATTGCCGTATATATGTTTATAGTTTACAAATATCCCTATTTTCTCCAAAACCAACGAATTGTTTTTATGAGCTTTGTTGAAACAACAGCAACTGGTTATGTTATGTACCTGACAGGACCGCTTTCGGCATATTTTCCTGCTTTGCTGTTATGGTTTTGTATAGGGTACGGAGTACGGTATGGAGAAAAGATAGGATTTGTCACCTATGGTATAGTTTTAATTACCTGGCTTGTTCTGCTCAACACCAGCCCGTTTTGGATACAAAACAGAGCACTCGGTTTTGGCTGGTTTATTGCTTATCTGGTTATTCCTCTGTATTTTTTCAAATTGCTGCAAAAGCTTCATAGCGATGTGGAAACATTCAACTATAAAGCAACACACGACCCCTTAACAGGTCTTCCAAACAGGTTTTTATTTGATGAGGTGCTATATCAATACTTAAAAGGCAAAAACTTTGCGTTGATATTTGTAGATTTGGACGGCTTTAAAGAGATAAATGACTCTTTTGGACACCTCACCGGCGATAAAGTTTTAGTAGAAGCATCCAAAAGAATAGAGCAGATAACTGATTTTACCTCTCGTTTGGGCGGAGATGAATTTGTTTGTATTGTGACATATGAGACAAAAAATGAATTAAAAGACCGATTAGACAAACTTGTTGCAAATCTTCAAAAAAATTGTCCAAATGAGCATATAAATCTTTCTGCAAGTATAGGTGTTTCACTTTATCCGAATGATTCTTTGTCTGCACATGAATTAAAGAAGAAAGCAGATGCGGCAATGTACAAAGCCAAGGAATCCGGAAAAAACAGATATTTTTTATACAGTGAGCTTGCCAGTTAA